In the genome of Natronogracilivirga saccharolytica, one region contains:
- the ggt gene encoding gamma-glutamyltransferase gives METYEVEPDWQAAGEEAVIADSAMISAAHPEAVSAGLDILRNGGNAMDAAVAVQMVLNVVEPPESGIGGGGFLLYRDGSSGELVLYDGRETAPMTASEDRFRFGPLTMPLWMAVPTGLSVGVPGVLAMLDKAHKEHGNMTWDSLFDPAIDLAEEGLPMPQRLQRQIANDPSLWLFRDTRKHFARPAGDDQPVLQNSRLAETLRKISENGIDDFYTGELAGNMVDAAANRWPGPGDLSKSDLGSYEAYAREALCGSYRDWVLCGPPPPSSGGVAILQMLGILEHFPMDSYEPGDPEALHLIAEASRIAFADRSRYIGDPDFTDVPVNQLTDPGYLSEWAGKIDRESVLDDPFPGVSFEQETTGTSHFTIIDGFGNAVSMTSSIEAPFGSRIMPDGFLLNNQLTDFTFSPDRNGFRSPNAAEPGKRPRSSMSPFMVFDKDGELNLIIGSRGGARIIGYVLKTLVGVLDWQLSLQQAIAMPNMLHRGEFLELEEGSAWAGAADHLQTLGHNIRIKPLESGVHGVERVLLQCTDDNSAIRPFFPRERNTSGTDSKQCKSGWRGGADPRMDGEAAGF, from the coding sequence ATGGAAACGTACGAAGTGGAGCCTGACTGGCAGGCTGCCGGAGAGGAGGCGGTTATCGCTGACTCTGCGATGATCTCAGCCGCTCATCCCGAGGCGGTTTCTGCCGGACTTGATATACTCAGGAACGGAGGGAACGCCATGGATGCCGCAGTAGCGGTGCAGATGGTCTTGAATGTTGTCGAGCCTCCCGAAAGTGGAATCGGTGGGGGCGGATTTCTGCTGTACCGTGATGGTTCCAGCGGAGAGTTGGTTTTGTACGACGGCAGGGAAACTGCCCCGATGACAGCTTCAGAAGACCGGTTCAGATTCGGTCCGCTGACCATGCCGCTCTGGATGGCCGTACCCACCGGGCTGTCTGTGGGTGTGCCGGGAGTTCTCGCAATGCTGGACAAGGCCCATAAAGAACACGGAAACATGACGTGGGACAGCTTGTTCGATCCGGCCATTGATCTTGCAGAAGAAGGTTTGCCCATGCCGCAGCGGCTTCAGCGCCAGATAGCAAATGACCCTTCATTATGGTTATTCCGGGATACAAGAAAACATTTTGCGCGTCCGGCCGGTGATGATCAGCCCGTCCTGCAAAACAGCAGGCTTGCTGAAACGCTGCGCAAAATATCGGAGAATGGAATCGACGATTTCTACACCGGTGAGCTTGCCGGAAACATGGTCGATGCAGCTGCGAACAGGTGGCCCGGCCCGGGCGATCTGTCCAAATCCGATTTAGGCAGCTACGAGGCATATGCCCGGGAAGCACTGTGCGGAAGTTACCGGGACTGGGTTCTTTGCGGGCCGCCGCCGCCATCGTCCGGTGGCGTCGCCATTCTTCAGATGCTTGGCATCCTGGAACATTTTCCCATGGATTCTTATGAACCGGGAGATCCGGAGGCACTGCATTTAATTGCCGAAGCCAGCCGCATCGCCTTCGCAGACCGCTCCAGATACATCGGTGACCCTGATTTTACGGATGTTCCTGTGAATCAACTTACCGATCCCGGCTATTTATCAGAATGGGCCGGAAAAATTGATAGAGAATCGGTGCTGGATGACCCTTTTCCCGGCGTCTCTTTTGAGCAGGAAACTACGGGGACGTCCCATTTTACGATTATTGATGGCTTCGGCAATGCGGTATCGATGACGTCATCCATTGAAGCTCCGTTTGGCAGCCGGATCATGCCCGACGGATTCCTCCTTAATAATCAACTCACCGATTTTACTTTTTCGCCGGACCGGAACGGATTTCGCTCACCTAATGCTGCAGAACCCGGCAAGCGTCCGCGCAGCTCAATGTCGCCATTCATGGTTTTTGACAAGGACGGGGAGCTCAACCTGATTATCGGTTCGCGTGGGGGCGCCCGCATCATCGGCTATGTCCTGAAGACTCTTGTCGGTGTACTGGACTGGCAGTTGTCACTTCAGCAGGCCATAGCCATGCCGAATATGCTGCACCGGGGGGAGTTTCTGGAACTGGAGGAGGGATCGGCCTGGGCCGGAGCAGCTGATCACCTGCAAACCCTGGGACATAATATCCGGATAAAACCGCTTGAAAGCGGAGTACATGGCGTCGAGCGTGTATTGCTGCAGTGCACTGACGATAATTCGGCAATCCGGCCGTTTTTTCCCCGGGAAAGGAATACTTCCGGAACGGATTCAAAACAATGCAAATCCGGATGGAGAGGAGGGGCTGATCCGCGTATGGATGGAGAAGCTGCAGGCTTTTAG
- a CDS encoding S9 family peptidase, whose protein sequence is METEPPPLIDRNLFFGDPEYAGAQLSPDGEYITFRKQYNDVMNIWIKERDADFDDARPLTADTARPVTSYFWSHDSRYILYVQDQGGDENYNIWRVDIHEDPDEETGVPEATNLTPVDGIRAQIYSVPRSHPDRMIVGINDRDPSLHDVYHIDIESGERELLIENKEDIASWVTDREAEVRAGIRQTHDGGTELLMITDDGFEKVYEAGPEEAFSPVRYHEDGRHIYMNTNTGDRDLSEFVLFDTKTGETEFIERDPEDEADFGGATFSDISNELLATYYVGDKRRTYFHDDDYEQLFGQFREKVGDGEISFTSRTHDENQWLFHVGSDVDPGSVYYFDSRSGQKELLYQSRPDLPSEYLAEMKPIRFTARDGLEIPGYLTVPKGKEAGELPVVVNPHGGPWARDYWGYNSYAQFLANRGYAVLQINFRGSTGFGKEFLNAGNKEWGTGYMQHDITDGVKYLIDEGIADPDRVAIFGGSYGGYATLAGLAFTPELYAAGISFVGPSNIITLLNSIPPYWGPMRKMFHTRVGDPDDPEDYNRLVEQSPLFSAENIKAPLMVVQGANDPRVDKAESDQIVVAMRDLERDVEYLVAEDEGHGFVRQENRLAFTHAMERFFAEHLGGRYQEDLEEEYRKRLDEMTMDVAEVELPEESPELEAAKSADLPEFDASDFDGTELNYRVVMDVQGNEMELDLLRTAELIRTDDGEKILRLRDDMTSQMGELSDELLTDPETFRPLSRVMEQPMSNVEVKYHSDKVTGKIEAGGQQQELEEAIDAPVYADGVHVDFFVRHMVVSDMESSLIRYFDVNAQDVRHVRAVASEEDEHVRVEFEALDDHQGGRNYVVTNDGVILTVEDRMPAQMGGGTIKMTLEE, encoded by the coding sequence ATGGAAACCGAGCCGCCGCCGCTTATAGACCGAAATCTGTTTTTTGGTGATCCGGAATACGCCGGAGCTCAGCTGTCCCCGGACGGCGAATACATTACCTTCAGGAAACAGTACAATGATGTCATGAACATCTGGATTAAGGAACGCGATGCCGATTTTGATGATGCGCGGCCTCTGACCGCCGATACCGCCCGGCCGGTGACCAGCTATTTCTGGAGCCACGACAGCCGCTATATACTGTACGTTCAGGATCAGGGTGGTGATGAAAATTATAATATCTGGCGGGTTGATATTCACGAAGACCCGGATGAGGAAACCGGTGTCCCGGAAGCAACCAATCTGACTCCGGTTGACGGCATTCGCGCACAGATTTACTCCGTGCCACGATCGCATCCCGACCGAATGATCGTAGGCATTAATGACCGGGATCCTTCACTGCACGATGTATATCATATTGATATCGAATCGGGAGAGCGGGAACTTCTGATTGAGAACAAAGAGGATATTGCAAGCTGGGTAACCGACAGGGAAGCAGAAGTGCGTGCAGGTATTCGTCAAACGCATGACGGAGGGACAGAGTTGCTTATGATAACCGATGACGGTTTTGAAAAAGTCTACGAAGCCGGTCCCGAGGAGGCATTCTCGCCTGTACGCTATCATGAAGACGGCCGCCATATTTACATGAACACAAATACGGGTGACCGGGATCTCTCGGAATTTGTTCTTTTTGATACAAAAACAGGGGAGACTGAGTTTATTGAGCGTGATCCGGAAGACGAAGCAGATTTTGGCGGTGCCACATTTTCGGATATCAGCAATGAACTGCTGGCTACTTATTATGTCGGGGACAAGCGTCGCACCTATTTTCATGATGATGATTATGAGCAGTTGTTCGGGCAGTTCCGCGAAAAAGTGGGAGATGGCGAGATCAGCTTTACTTCCCGGACGCACGACGAAAATCAGTGGCTTTTCCATGTCGGAAGTGATGTGGATCCGGGCTCGGTCTACTATTTTGACAGCCGGTCCGGGCAAAAAGAATTGCTTTATCAGTCACGCCCCGATCTGCCGTCAGAGTATCTTGCCGAAATGAAGCCCATCCGTTTTACTGCAAGGGACGGACTGGAGATTCCGGGTTATCTCACGGTTCCGAAGGGCAAAGAGGCCGGGGAGCTGCCTGTGGTGGTCAATCCTCATGGCGGACCCTGGGCACGTGACTACTGGGGATACAATTCTTACGCCCAGTTTCTGGCCAACAGGGGGTATGCCGTGTTGCAGATCAACTTCCGTGGTTCCACCGGTTTTGGCAAGGAATTTCTTAATGCCGGAAATAAGGAGTGGGGCACCGGATATATGCAGCACGATATTACCGACGGTGTAAAATATCTGATTGATGAAGGCATTGCCGATCCCGACCGTGTGGCCATCTTCGGCGGATCGTACGGCGGTTATGCCACACTTGCCGGACTCGCATTTACTCCCGAACTGTATGCGGCCGGAATTTCATTTGTAGGGCCATCGAACATCATTACACTTCTCAATTCCATCCCTCCCTACTGGGGACCGATGCGGAAAATGTTCCACACCAGAGTAGGCGATCCGGATGATCCGGAAGATTACAACCGGCTTGTGGAGCAGTCGCCGCTCTTTTCAGCTGAAAACATAAAGGCGCCCCTGATGGTGGTGCAGGGTGCCAACGATCCGCGTGTGGACAAGGCCGAGTCGGATCAGATTGTTGTTGCCATGCGTGACCTTGAGCGGGATGTTGAATACCTGGTTGCTGAAGATGAGGGGCATGGTTTTGTGCGGCAGGAAAACCGGCTGGCATTTACTCATGCCATGGAACGGTTTTTTGCAGAACACCTTGGCGGACGCTATCAGGAAGATCTGGAAGAAGAGTACCGCAAACGTCTCGATGAAATGACTATGGACGTTGCCGAAGTGGAACTTCCGGAAGAATCGCCCGAACTGGAAGCTGCAAAATCTGCCGATCTTCCTGAATTTGATGCAAGCGATTTTGACGGCACAGAGCTGAACTACCGTGTTGTCATGGATGTGCAGGGCAATGAGATGGAACTGGATCTGCTGCGGACAGCCGAACTGATCCGGACAGATGACGGGGAAAAAATTCTCAGACTCCGCGATGATATGACATCACAAATGGGAGAGCTGAGCGATGAACTTCTGACAGATCCGGAGACTTTCCGCCCGCTCAGCAGAGTTATGGAGCAACCCATGAGTAATGTAGAGGTGAAGTACCACTCCGATAAGGTGACCGGGAAAATCGAAGCCGGAGGGCAGCAACAGGAGCTGGAAGAAGCGATTGACGCGCCTGTTTATGCCGATGGAGTGCATGTCGATTTCTTTGTCAGGCACATGGTTGTATCAGATATGGAGTCTTCTCTGATCCGGTATTTTGATGTCAATGCCCAGGATGTCCGCCATGTCCGGGCCGTCGCATCAGAAGAAGATGAACATGTTCGTGTTGAATTTGAAGCCCTGGATGATCATCAGGGCGGTCGAAACTATGTGGTCACCAACGACGGGGTTATTCTGACGGTGGAAGACCGTATGCCGGCACAAATGGGAGGGGGAACGATCAAAATGACACTTGAAGAGTAA
- a CDS encoding vitamin K epoxide reductase family protein translates to MNRLIIGFIVVAMLGWVASAILTAVHFWAIPLIPADANLPGSMKVITSQWAYIGPIPLATVGAVYYIVMIAMGALWLQTKNETIERLLLPVTGFGFLASLGFVYLQIGVIGAICPFCMMSAAATTVLFGIELYIKYRGGAASTPSLESTKVWPAVFATTMLLTIFAMWTLTVLPLPGSGA, encoded by the coding sequence ATGAACAGACTGATTATCGGATTCATTGTAGTAGCCATGCTCGGCTGGGTAGCCAGTGCCATTTTAACCGCTGTCCACTTCTGGGCCATTCCGCTGATACCCGCAGATGCAAACCTGCCGGGAAGTATGAAAGTAATAACCAGTCAGTGGGCATACATTGGTCCCATTCCATTGGCTACCGTAGGAGCTGTCTATTACATCGTGATGATAGCCATGGGTGCGCTTTGGCTGCAGACAAAAAATGAAACCATCGAGCGGTTGCTGCTTCCGGTAACCGGGTTCGGATTTCTGGCATCACTCGGATTTGTTTATCTGCAGATTGGTGTCATCGGAGCGATCTGCCCGTTTTGCATGATGTCGGCAGCAGCAACAACCGTACTCTTCGGTATTGAGCTTTACATCAAATACCGCGGAGGTGCAGCTTCCACCCCATCGCTTGAGAGTACCAAAGTCTGGCCTGCTGTATTTGCTACAACCATGCTGCTCACAATTTTTGCAATGTGGACACTTACTGTGCTTCCGCTTCCGGGATCAGGTGCATAA
- a CDS encoding T9SS type A sorting domain-containing protein: MLKRSIPFLAITIILPLLAMGQEATEWQFERHVPSDTSVANTHGLTFDGEDKLWTGGYYQTTDEDGNPARALECFEADLETPCDFSPVYGVEHADSTLRFGMITGVASDPNGDVLITMHGNIYEADDDFTLDVATSFIVRIDHQTGEGLDVAEITDMRDDDNSHAHQLAADENGYIYYSAVFGGAPIHIVDENFNEVGQATANREDFARDIAVNADGSKIYQPTDGPTIQVYEGDPFGGYELADTTTFADMDPGAVSVCPATGMLHASASGSGWDPLNDPEVWNTNSIYSFDPTAGYAVSDEVSWDFGDGDEEFHPLRGLAISSDGQTMVAGSFGGQGLQKFTRDELPEPTAGEEFRAETPEGYVLEQNYPNPFNPDTQIRFEIPESGMATLKVYDMLGREVTTLVNEHMDAGQHQVTFDATGLASGTYIYRLEVGGVELTRQMSFIK; this comes from the coding sequence ATGCTTAAAAGAAGTATACCATTTCTTGCCATTACCATCATACTGCCATTGCTGGCTATGGGACAAGAAGCCACCGAGTGGCAATTTGAACGACATGTACCTTCAGACACATCTGTCGCAAATACCCATGGGTTGACATTTGATGGTGAAGACAAACTCTGGACCGGCGGGTACTATCAGACCACTGATGAGGACGGCAATCCTGCCCGCGCTCTGGAGTGCTTTGAAGCCGATCTTGAAACACCTTGTGACTTTTCACCTGTCTACGGCGTAGAGCATGCCGACTCTACCCTTCGGTTTGGTATGATAACCGGTGTTGCAAGTGACCCCAACGGCGACGTTCTGATTACCATGCACGGAAATATCTACGAGGCAGATGATGATTTCACACTTGACGTAGCTACATCCTTTATTGTCCGTATTGATCACCAGACCGGTGAAGGCCTTGATGTGGCTGAAATTACTGACATGCGCGATGACGATAACTCCCATGCTCATCAACTGGCGGCCGACGAAAACGGATACATCTATTACTCAGCTGTATTCGGTGGTGCGCCCATCCATATCGTTGACGAAAACTTCAACGAAGTGGGACAGGCTACTGCCAACAGGGAAGATTTTGCCCGTGATATAGCCGTTAATGCTGACGGAAGCAAAATTTACCAGCCAACTGACGGCCCCACCATTCAGGTGTACGAAGGTGACCCCTTTGGCGGATACGAACTGGCAGACACCACGACATTTGCAGACATGGACCCGGGTGCTGTCAGCGTATGCCCTGCAACCGGCATGCTGCACGCATCGGCATCAGGCTCCGGATGGGATCCGCTGAACGATCCTGAAGTATGGAACACCAACTCCATTTACAGCTTTGATCCGACCGCCGGTTATGCCGTTTCTGACGAAGTATCCTGGGACTTCGGTGATGGTGACGAGGAGTTCCATCCGCTTCGCGGACTTGCGATTTCTTCCGACGGTCAGACCATGGTAGCCGGTTCCTTTGGCGGACAAGGACTGCAGAAGTTCACTCGTGACGAGTTGCCTGAACCGACCGCCGGCGAAGAGTTCCGTGCCGAAACTCCGGAAGGATATGTTCTCGAGCAGAACTACCCCAACCCCTTCAACCCCGATACGCAAATCAGGTTTGAAATTCCTGAGTCCGGCATGGCCACTCTTAAGGTTTATGACATGCTTGGCCGTGAAGTCACCACTCTTGTAAACGAGCATATGGATGCCGGGCAGCATCAGGTAACTTTCGATGCTACCGGACTTGCATCCGGAACTTACATCTATCGTCTCGAAGTAGGCGGAGTGGAACTCACACGTCAGATGAGCTTTATCAAGTAA
- a CDS encoding methyltransferase family protein, which translates to MAEEQNHPFPHEPGPQGPEVKQPHILELKVPPVVIFGFFAAAMWGIAVYFPVFDVDIPFRIPITIFLTVTAGLTGGYSLHLFLKEKTTLHAHKPQDTGQMVVSGPYRHTRNPMYLSLSLVLIAWAIFLSDLIALMMMPAFYGYMTRFQIIPEERQLISKFGDDYKDYADKTPRWL; encoded by the coding sequence ATGGCAGAAGAACAAAACCATCCGTTTCCGCATGAGCCGGGACCGCAGGGTCCCGAAGTAAAACAACCGCATATTCTGGAACTTAAGGTACCACCCGTCGTAATTTTTGGTTTTTTTGCCGCAGCCATGTGGGGTATTGCCGTCTATTTTCCCGTTTTTGATGTGGATATTCCATTTCGCATACCCATCACCATATTTCTGACGGTGACTGCCGGTTTGACAGGGGGCTACAGTCTCCACCTGTTTTTAAAAGAAAAGACAACTCTTCACGCACACAAACCTCAGGATACCGGTCAAATGGTGGTTTCCGGTCCGTATCGCCATACCAGAAATCCCATGTATCTCTCACTCTCCCTGGTTCTCATCGCATGGGCCATATTTCTGTCCGACCTTATCGCTTTGATGATGATGCCGGCGTTTTACGGATATATGACGCGATTTCAAATCATCCCCGAAGAGCGGCAGCTCATATCCAAATTTGGCGATGACTACAAAGATTACGCCGACAAAACACCCCGCTGGCTGTAG
- a CDS encoding carboxylate/amino acid/amine transporter → MPYLVFVTVLWAFSFSLIDEYLAGQVDSDFAVLSRVVFAGLIFIPLTRWTGVRKELIAGTVVVGSLQFGVTYLCLYRSFEFLTAPEVLLFTIMTPVFVTLFDDALNRRFSPAALLAACLAVAGAGVIRYDGVTSGYITGFLLLQLSNASFAAGQVGYKNLIARYPSEIPPVRFFGYFFLGALIVMLPAYLIFGDYTMMPETWQHWGVLLWLGFGASAVGLFLWNTGATRVDAGTLAVMNNALIPAGLLVNLLIWNRDADLVRLALGGIILLIALWISRRFRWNSIHRGNR, encoded by the coding sequence ATGCCTTATCTCGTCTTCGTAACTGTTTTATGGGCTTTTTCTTTCAGTCTGATCGATGAGTATCTCGCCGGACAGGTAGACAGTGATTTTGCCGTACTCTCCAGGGTGGTTTTTGCAGGTCTGATTTTCATTCCCCTGACGCGATGGACCGGAGTAAGAAAGGAGCTGATTGCCGGTACTGTTGTCGTTGGTTCTCTTCAGTTCGGGGTGACCTATTTGTGCCTTTATCGCTCTTTCGAATTTCTGACCGCCCCGGAAGTACTCCTTTTTACCATCATGACCCCGGTGTTCGTAACCCTGTTTGATGACGCCCTGAACCGGAGGTTTTCACCTGCGGCGCTGCTGGCAGCATGCCTGGCCGTGGCCGGCGCCGGAGTGATACGCTATGACGGTGTAACAAGCGGCTATATCACCGGTTTTTTGTTGCTGCAATTATCCAATGCCTCCTTTGCCGCCGGACAGGTAGGCTACAAGAATCTCATCGCCAGATATCCCTCAGAAATTCCTCCGGTACGGTTTTTCGGGTATTTTTTTCTCGGCGCTTTGATTGTAATGCTGCCGGCGTATCTGATTTTCGGAGACTACACTATGATGCCTGAAACGTGGCAGCACTGGGGTGTTTTGCTGTGGCTGGGTTTCGGGGCTTCGGCTGTCGGACTTTTTTTGTGGAACACAGGGGCGACCAGGGTGGATGCAGGGACACTTGCTGTCATGAACAATGCGCTTATTCCGGCAGGGCTGCTTGTCAATCTGCTGATCTGGAACCGTGATGCAGATCTGGTCCGTCTGGCTCTCGGGGGTATCATTCTGCTGATTGCGTTATGGATCAGTCGTCGGTTTCGGTGGAATAGTATTCACCGGGGCAATCGTTAA
- the trxA gene encoding thioredoxin: MANNIRQKSFSEIIKGDTPVLVDFYADWCAPCRMMPPILKELKQRMGEDIHILKIDTEKNPDVAIRYQVRGIPTLILFKEGKVLWQQSGVMQAPQLETAIRSTLEKFENSARV, encoded by the coding sequence ATGGCAAACAATATCAGACAAAAAAGCTTTTCAGAAATCATTAAAGGGGATACTCCGGTTCTGGTGGACTTCTATGCTGACTGGTGTGCACCGTGCCGAATGATGCCGCCCATCCTGAAAGAACTGAAGCAGCGAATGGGTGAAGATATTCACATTTTGAAAATTGACACGGAAAAGAATCCGGATGTAGCAATACGCTATCAGGTCAGAGGCATCCCTACGCTTATTCTGTTTAAGGAAGGAAAGGTTTTGTGGCAGCAATCCGGAGTCATGCAGGCCCCTCAACTTGAAACCGCCATACGCAGCACGCTTGAAAAATTTGAAAACAGTGCGCGTGTCTGA
- a CDS encoding PQQ-dependent sugar dehydrogenase yields MKRLVRYTAFFIPLLAIALLFAGSSWFATADGKHDHHEDSWISNSQYAELRVSKVAGDLEHPWSIAFLPDGNMLVTERPGRLHLVENGNFHEIEGLPEIHARGQGGLLEVSVHPDYESNGWIYLTYSKPNGDDETATALHRARLDGRSLTDAEDIFVQDRYSSPGRHYGSKLAWTNDGKLLMSIGDRGTEPPRAQDLMDHAGTLLRLNDDGSVPSDNPFVGDDDALDEIYSYGHRNIQGLVVHPETGQIWVTEHGPRGGDELNLVEAGENYGWPTVTRGLDYRTQEDFPHSEARRMDGIVEPVYELLPTLAPSGLALVTNDHFSSVWEGNLFAGGLAAERIRRLVTDNPDGFYEVIHDEELLLEELGRIRDIRIGPDDNMYIVTDHSDGALWRVEPAN; encoded by the coding sequence ATGAAACGACTCGTTCGATATACCGCTTTTTTTATTCCCCTGCTGGCAATTGCACTGCTTTTCGCAGGCAGTTCATGGTTTGCTACAGCGGATGGCAAGCATGACCATCACGAAGACAGCTGGATCAGCAACAGTCAGTATGCCGAATTGCGGGTCAGCAAGGTTGCCGGCGATCTGGAACATCCCTGGTCAATAGCGTTTCTTCCGGATGGCAATATGCTCGTTACCGAGCGACCCGGCAGGCTTCATCTTGTTGAAAACGGCAATTTTCATGAAATAGAAGGTCTGCCGGAAATCCATGCCAGAGGCCAGGGTGGTTTGCTTGAAGTTTCAGTGCATCCTGACTATGAATCAAACGGCTGGATTTATCTTACGTACTCCAAACCCAATGGCGACGATGAAACGGCAACCGCTCTGCACCGCGCGCGACTGGACGGCCGTTCACTTACAGATGCTGAAGATATATTTGTCCAGGATCGCTACTCAAGTCCCGGGCGCCACTATGGTTCCAAGCTGGCATGGACCAACGACGGTAAACTTTTAATGAGCATTGGTGATCGTGGCACAGAGCCCCCCAGAGCACAGGACCTCATGGATCATGCCGGCACGTTGCTCAGGCTCAACGACGACGGATCGGTTCCTTCCGACAATCCTTTCGTCGGGGATGATGACGCGCTTGACGAAATTTATTCATACGGACACCGCAATATACAGGGGCTGGTCGTCCATCCTGAAACCGGCCAGATCTGGGTTACAGAGCACGGTCCGCGCGGAGGTGATGAACTGAATCTTGTGGAAGCGGGTGAAAACTACGGATGGCCGACAGTAACGAGGGGTCTGGACTACAGAACGCAGGAAGATTTCCCCCATTCCGAGGCAAGAAGGATGGATGGAATCGTTGAACCTGTTTATGAGCTTCTTCCCACCCTTGCGCCATCCGGACTTGCACTGGTGACAAACGATCATTTTTCCAGTGTCTGGGAAGGCAACTTGTTTGCCGGGGGGCTTGCAGCGGAACGTATTCGCAGGCTTGTGACAGACAACCCTGATGGATTTTATGAAGTCATCCATGACGAGGAGTTGCTGCTGGAAGAACTCGGCCGTATCAGGGATATCAGGATTGGTCCCGATGACAATATGTATATTGTGACCGACCACAGTGACGGCGCTCTGTGGCGCGTTGAACCGGCAAACTGA